One genomic window of Acidobacteriota bacterium includes the following:
- a CDS encoding protein-disulfide reductase DsbD family protein: protein MRVACVPGIVSICMTAAAAAFAQAPPARAVTAAHVTVELLCAAERPVAGQQAMGLQFTLEPGWHIYWQNPGDSGTPPDTQWQLPAGVWASPVEWPLPERIDEAGSVNYGYRGHVVLPFTLTIAPSAAGAPLAVRAAVQWLVCRDMCVAGKAALELKFPLVSADRARVGEWELLIAHAKRQVPQPAPSSWKATAKASGDAFVVDIITGRSEQSGTIFPLDVSQVDDGAPQGQESLPAGVRFTLRKSQQLVKDPATLRLVVALDGGRAGIIEVPLVR from the coding sequence GTGCGCGTGGCCTGTGTCCCCGGCATCGTGTCGATCTGTATGACCGCGGCAGCGGCCGCCTTCGCGCAGGCGCCCCCGGCGCGCGCGGTTACCGCGGCGCACGTGACCGTCGAACTCCTCTGTGCCGCCGAACGGCCGGTCGCCGGTCAGCAGGCGATGGGTTTGCAGTTCACGCTCGAGCCAGGGTGGCACATCTACTGGCAGAATCCCGGTGACTCGGGCACTCCGCCCGACACGCAGTGGCAGTTGCCCGCTGGCGTCTGGGCCTCGCCCGTCGAGTGGCCTCTTCCCGAGCGCATAGACGAAGCGGGGTCGGTCAACTACGGCTATCGCGGCCACGTCGTGCTGCCGTTCACACTGACGATCGCGCCCAGTGCCGCTGGCGCGCCGCTGGCGGTCCGGGCGGCCGTGCAATGGCTGGTCTGCCGCGACATGTGCGTGGCGGGCAAGGCGGCCCTGGAGCTGAAGTTTCCCCTCGTCTCAGCCGATCGGGCCCGTGTGGGCGAATGGGAGCTTCTGATCGCCCACGCGAAGCGTCAGGTGCCGCAACCCGCGCCGTCGTCATGGAAGGCGACCGCCAAGGCCTCCGGCGACGCGTTCGTCGTGGACATCATCACGGGACGATCCGAGCAGAGCGGCACGATCTTTCCGCTCGACGTCAGCCAGGTTGACGATGGCGCACCACAAGGACAGGAATCTTTGCCGGCCGGTGTCAGGTTCACGTTGCGCAAATCGCAGCAGTTGGTTAAAGATCCCGCTACGCTGCGTCTTGTCGTCGCGCTGGATGGTGGGCGGGCTGGCATCATTGAGGTGCCGCTGGTCCGTTAA
- a CDS encoding radical SAM protein, which translates to MVLRATHASSSFIISLKPHSLAVSRDETHVVSWDLGGRLYCVYQDDVTWRRGLSGEVLEKRGSGASRSRMWLTPAGADAVVDGAATFARETADAVTTPAWRWAGPVESVVAQLVVSHLQLCAQCDAAQARSDAGRFATVYRPVGILPPDQYLSLVVQATDGCSFNTCTFCDLYHDGYHVKSPDQFRAHVEEVRRYLGASINLRSRGIFLGAANALAVPMATIVPIFETLVEELDAIPRGVCAFVDGFTGTRKTADEYRLLSHLGLRRVYIGLESGHDPLLAFIRKPGRAADAVDTVRRIKGAGVQVGVIVMTGLGGERFATGHVADTVAVVNQMQLGEGDLIYFSDLVEIASTAYPRIAEREAIQSLSPEARRTQREAIRAGLRFDESGPKFATYDIREFVY; encoded by the coding sequence ATGGTTCTGCGCGCGACACACGCATCGTCCTCCTTCATCATCAGCCTCAAACCGCACTCGCTGGCCGTCAGCCGCGACGAGACGCACGTGGTCTCATGGGATCTCGGCGGGCGTCTCTACTGCGTCTACCAGGATGACGTGACGTGGCGGAGGGGATTGAGCGGGGAGGTGTTGGAGAAGCGGGGGAGTGGCGCGTCCCGCTCGCGGATGTGGCTGACGCCGGCCGGGGCGGACGCGGTCGTTGATGGCGCGGCCACATTCGCGCGCGAGACTGCCGATGCCGTCACGACACCAGCGTGGCGATGGGCGGGACCAGTCGAGTCAGTCGTTGCCCAACTGGTCGTATCTCACCTGCAACTGTGCGCGCAGTGTGATGCGGCGCAGGCGCGCAGCGACGCCGGTCGCTTTGCGACGGTGTATCGACCGGTGGGCATCCTGCCGCCCGATCAGTACCTGTCACTGGTCGTGCAGGCGACCGACGGCTGCTCCTTCAACACGTGCACGTTCTGCGACCTCTATCATGACGGCTACCACGTGAAATCGCCGGACCAGTTCCGCGCGCACGTGGAGGAGGTGCGACGGTACCTCGGCGCGTCGATCAACCTGCGATCGCGCGGTATCTTTCTCGGAGCGGCCAACGCGCTGGCGGTGCCGATGGCGACGATCGTACCCATTTTTGAGACATTGGTTGAGGAATTGGACGCCATCCCCCGTGGCGTGTGCGCGTTTGTGGATGGGTTCACGGGCACCAGGAAGACCGCCGACGAATACCGGCTGCTCAGCCACCTTGGCCTGCGGCGCGTGTATATCGGCCTCGAGTCTGGCCACGATCCGCTGCTCGCCTTCATTCGGAAACCCGGGCGTGCTGCCGACGCAGTTGATACCGTGCGCCGAATCAAAGGTGCCGGTGTGCAGGTCGGCGTCATCGTGATGACCGGGCTTGGCGGTGAGCGATTCGCGACCGGCCACGTGGCCGACACCGTTGCGGTCGTTAACCAGATGCAATTGGGTGAGGGAGATCTGATCTACTTCAGCGACCTCGTCGAAATCGCGAGCACGGCATACCCGCGCATCGCGGAACGTGAGGCGATCCAATCGCTCTCACCCGAAGCCAGGCGCACGCAGCGCGAAGCGATTCGGGCCGGACTCCGCTTCGACGAGTCCGGACCGAAATTCGCCACGTACGACATCCGGGAGTTCGTGTACTAA
- a CDS encoding TonB-dependent receptor → MRTRVSRILGAVALVAVLLLSSAPAFAQGGTTNTISGVVVDSGGGVIPGADVVVKHNATNVTQSKVTNSEGVFTFSNLNIGTYTVTVSLSGFKTFVTNDVVLTSTAPASVKATLTVGGIEETVMVQSTAEIIQTQSTTISSTVNIKQITQLPLTTRSVMDFVTLLPGVSTPGGNRSSTVNGLPQGMINITLDGVNIQDNTLRSTDGFFSIVAPRLDAVEEVSVTTAGQGADSAQGAVQIKFVTRSGSNLFTGSLYEYRRQDSMIANTWFNIRDKVAKAKLKSDQYGGRVGGPIMIPGLFDGRNKAFFFFNMEKTTSPSDVTRNRTLLNTQAQQGIYAFAGGQLDVLALAAANGQVSTVDPIIKQLLIDIRSSTAGGSLTDLDTNTQRFTYNVPVVSNRMYPTVRVDYNITNRHRFTSSFNYQKFTDYPDTLNSRDANWPGFPVSAGQTSIRLSLSNSIQSTLRNNLMNEVRVGLSSAPVKFFDELTTSMWKGTTIANQNGFQLNLGTVGQGLTGPSAAPSPQSRNAKQLAIEDTVTWLKGSHSITGGLSFTQYTYWQKMSALVPSMNFGLVTGDPAENMITSAMVGGSSTNQTAANQLYSLLTGRVSAITGDARINEATDKYDYMGVGTERARMNEMGFYVQDAWRVKPNLTANLGVRYDLQFPFFPMNNAYSIATMADFCGISGMDSSGNCNLFNPNVQSGKVPQFYQYTAGTKGYQTQYKNISPSLGVAWTIGGGSGLLKALFGNEGDSVIRVGASRAYSRSGMNDFTGRFAGNPGLTIPASRSQSLGNLGTLPLLFRDPSGLGAPAVLAAPVYPMTTDVTGQIRVFDQNIKVPYADSYSFGISRAITKTMAVEVRYVGTRSRLGWANLSYNEVDIFENGFLNEFRLAQANLQANIAAGRGANFKYFGAGTGTSPLPIMLAYFAGVSQANASNAALYTSTNFSSSTYVNPLATYNPNPFTVAQALVLNSTTRANGVTAGLPRNFFVMNPDLLGTSSTTVGGSSFTTNQVSTDFNGLQVELRRRYSGGLQFAASYAFGRGWTSNFRTLRQPVFMVRRVGATGDVDHSFKLNAVYDMPFGQGRRFLGNAGGLLERIVGGWSVGLTSRVQSGYLVDLGNVRLMGGLTADEVQSLFKIRIDPTTQKVYMLPQDIIDQTVKAFSVSATTATGYGTLGAPSGKYFAPANGPDCIEIDNGAGYGGCPGTTRSLALRGPWFSQSDLSVAKRIRVVGRVNVELRAEILNLFNKVNYVPTNYLGNQAASFEVTSLTGTNTSRTAQFVGRFSW, encoded by the coding sequence ATGAGAACACGCGTCTCTCGGATCCTGGGTGCAGTCGCACTGGTCGCCGTGCTTCTGCTCTCGAGTGCCCCGGCCTTCGCGCAAGGCGGAACGACTAACACCATTTCCGGCGTCGTCGTCGACTCGGGCGGTGGCGTTATTCCCGGTGCGGACGTCGTCGTCAAGCACAACGCCACAAATGTCACCCAGTCCAAGGTGACCAACTCTGAAGGCGTGTTCACGTTTTCGAACCTGAACATCGGCACCTACACGGTGACGGTGAGCCTGAGCGGGTTCAAGACGTTCGTGACCAACGATGTGGTCCTGACGTCGACAGCCCCGGCGAGCGTGAAAGCCACGCTGACCGTTGGCGGCATAGAAGAAACCGTGATGGTGCAGTCCACCGCCGAGATCATCCAGACGCAGTCGACGACGATCTCGTCGACGGTCAACATTAAACAGATTACGCAATTGCCGCTCACCACGCGCAGCGTGATGGACTTCGTCACGTTACTGCCGGGCGTCTCGACGCCGGGCGGCAATCGGAGTTCAACGGTCAACGGCCTGCCTCAGGGGATGATCAACATCACGCTCGACGGCGTGAACATCCAGGACAACACGCTGCGAAGCACCGATGGGTTCTTCTCCATTGTCGCTCCGCGGCTGGACGCGGTTGAGGAGGTGTCGGTGACGACGGCGGGGCAGGGGGCGGACTCGGCCCAGGGCGCGGTGCAGATCAAGTTCGTCACGAGATCGGGCTCGAACCTGTTCACCGGGAGCCTCTACGAGTACCGCCGCCAGGACAGCATGATCGCGAACACGTGGTTCAACATTCGCGACAAGGTGGCGAAGGCGAAGCTCAAGAGTGATCAGTACGGCGGGCGCGTGGGCGGCCCGATCATGATTCCGGGGCTGTTCGACGGTCGCAACAAGGCCTTCTTCTTCTTCAACATGGAAAAGACGACGTCACCGAGCGACGTCACGCGGAACCGCACGCTCCTGAACACCCAGGCGCAGCAGGGCATCTACGCGTTTGCGGGGGGGCAACTCGATGTGCTGGCGCTCGCGGCGGCCAACGGACAGGTCTCCACGGTCGATCCGATCATCAAGCAACTGCTGATTGACATCCGAAGTTCGACGGCGGGCGGATCTCTCACCGATCTCGACACGAACACGCAGCGATTCACCTACAACGTGCCCGTCGTATCGAACCGGATGTACCCGACGGTCCGCGTCGACTACAACATCACGAACCGGCACCGGTTCACCAGCTCGTTCAATTACCAGAAGTTCACCGACTACCCGGATACCCTCAATAGCCGCGACGCGAATTGGCCGGGGTTCCCCGTGTCGGCCGGCCAGACGTCGATCCGTCTGAGTTTGAGCAACTCGATTCAGTCGACGCTGCGCAACAACCTCATGAACGAGGTGCGCGTCGGGCTGAGCAGTGCGCCCGTGAAGTTCTTCGACGAATTGACGACCTCGATGTGGAAAGGCACGACCATCGCCAACCAGAACGGCTTCCAGCTGAACCTCGGCACGGTCGGACAGGGGCTGACCGGCCCGAGCGCTGCGCCGTCGCCGCAGTCGCGCAATGCGAAGCAACTGGCCATCGAGGACACGGTGACGTGGCTCAAGGGATCGCACAGCATTACGGGGGGCCTGTCGTTCACGCAGTACACGTACTGGCAGAAGATGTCGGCGCTGGTGCCGAGCATGAACTTCGGCCTGGTGACCGGCGACCCGGCTGAGAACATGATCACCTCGGCCATGGTCGGCGGCTCGTCGACCAACCAGACGGCGGCGAACCAGTTGTATTCCCTGTTGACCGGTCGCGTCTCGGCGATCACTGGCGACGCCCGAATCAACGAGGCCACTGACAAATACGACTACATGGGCGTGGGCACCGAGCGGGCGCGGATGAACGAGATGGGCTTCTACGTTCAGGATGCCTGGCGTGTGAAGCCGAATCTCACGGCAAACTTGGGAGTGAGGTACGACCTGCAGTTCCCGTTCTTCCCGATGAACAACGCCTACTCGATCGCCACGATGGCTGACTTCTGCGGGATCTCTGGCATGGACTCGTCGGGGAACTGCAACCTGTTCAACCCGAACGTGCAGTCCGGAAAGGTGCCGCAGTTCTATCAGTACACGGCAGGCACGAAGGGGTACCAGACCCAGTACAAGAACATCTCGCCCAGCCTCGGTGTCGCCTGGACCATTGGTGGAGGCTCGGGCCTGCTCAAGGCGCTGTTCGGCAACGAGGGAGACAGCGTGATCCGCGTTGGAGCCTCCCGCGCGTACAGCCGAAGCGGGATGAACGACTTCACGGGCCGATTCGCTGGAAACCCTGGCCTCACCATTCCCGCCAGCCGTTCGCAGTCGCTCGGCAATCTCGGCACGCTACCCCTGCTGTTCCGCGACCCGTCCGGCCTCGGTGCGCCGGCGGTCCTGGCAGCACCCGTCTATCCGATGACGACAGATGTTACCGGCCAGATCAGGGTATTCGACCAGAACATCAAGGTGCCCTATGCCGATTCGTACAGCTTCGGCATCTCGCGGGCGATCACCAAGACCATGGCCGTCGAGGTCCGCTACGTCGGCACCCGGTCGCGACTCGGCTGGGCCAACCTCAGCTACAACGAGGTCGACATCTTCGAGAACGGCTTCCTCAACGAGTTCAGATTGGCACAGGCCAACCTGCAGGCGAATATCGCGGCGGGCCGCGGCGCCAACTTCAAGTACTTTGGCGCCGGTACCGGCACCTCGCCGCTGCCGATCATGCTGGCGTACTTCGCGGGAGTCTCACAGGCCAATGCGTCGAATGCGGCGCTCTATACCTCGACGAACTTCAGCTCGTCGACCTACGTCAACCCGCTGGCGACGTACAACCCGAACCCGTTCACCGTCGCCCAGGCGCTCGTTCTGAATTCCACGACGCGGGCCAACGGTGTGACAGCCGGTCTGCCGCGGAATTTCTTCGTGATGAACCCCGACCTGCTCGGAACGAGTTCCACAACGGTCGGCGGATCGAGCTTCACGACGAACCAAGTCAGCACCGACTTCAACGGGTTGCAGGTCGAACTGCGCAGACGGTATTCGGGCGGCCTGCAGTTCGCGGCCAGCTATGCCTTCGGGCGGGGGTGGACCTCGAACTTCAGGACGCTGCGACAGCCGGTGTTCATGGTCCGCCGCGTGGGCGCGACCGGCGACGTGGATCACTCCTTCAAGCTGAATGCTGTCTACGACATGCCCTTCGGCCAGGGACGGCGCTTTTTGGGCAACGCCGGCGGCCTGCTCGAGCGAATCGTCGGGGGGTGGTCGGTCGGCTTGACGTCCCGCGTGCAGAGCGGGTATCTGGTCGACCTGGGCAACGTGCGCCTGATGGGCGGGTTGACGGCGGATGAAGTGCAAAGCCTGTTCAAGATCCGCATCGATCCGACGACCCAGAAGGTCTACATGCTCCCGCAGGACATCATCGACCAGACCGTCAAGGCCTTCAGCGTGAGCGCCACGACGGCGACGGGCTACGGCACGCTTGGGGCGCCGAGCGGCAAGTACTTCGCGCCGGCCAACGGCCCGGATTGCATCGAAATCGACAACGGGGCCGGCTACGGCGGGTGCCCCGGAACGACGCGATCGCTCGCTTTGCGCGGTCCGTGGTTCTCGCAAAGCGACCTCAGCGTCGCCAAGCGCATCCGCGTGGTGGGCCGCGTGAACGTCGAGCTGCGCGCCGAGATTCTAAACCTCTTCAACAAGGTCAACTACGTGCCGACCAACTACCTCGGCAACCAGGCGGCGAGCTTTGAAGTCACGTCGCTGACCGGCACCAACACGTCGCGCACGGCCCAGTTCGTGGGGCGCTTCTCCTGGTAG
- a CDS encoding exodeoxyribonuclease III produces MKVATWNVNGIRAREAQVQEWLEREQPDVVCLQELKAAREQVPAGLQQLDGYWGYWHGAAAYSGVALLVRKACCRQPPEFTHPEFDHETRIVSADIGPFVVSSIYVPNGGKDFAAKVHFLEALAGYTHHYAADGRAIVLCGDMNVARTDMDVHPKERKPGAIGQSPQERDLFERVIGHGLVDLGRSLDPTNADLFTWWPPWRNMRQRNIGWRLDYVLASESVASRATSCPSFREIGTSDHAPVVATIDGS; encoded by the coding sequence ATGAAAGTCGCGACCTGGAATGTGAACGGCATCCGCGCCCGTGAGGCGCAGGTGCAGGAGTGGCTCGAGCGCGAGCAGCCGGATGTGGTCTGCCTGCAGGAACTGAAGGCTGCCCGCGAGCAGGTTCCCGCCGGCCTCCAGCAACTCGACGGCTACTGGGGCTACTGGCACGGTGCCGCCGCGTACTCGGGCGTCGCCCTGCTCGTGCGGAAGGCCTGCTGCCGGCAGCCGCCTGAGTTCACCCATCCCGAATTCGATCACGAGACGCGCATCGTCTCGGCCGATATCGGCCCGTTTGTCGTCTCATCAATCTACGTCCCAAACGGGGGCAAGGACTTCGCCGCCAAGGTCCATTTCCTCGAAGCGCTGGCCGGCTACACGCATCATTACGCGGCTGATGGCCGCGCGATCGTACTGTGTGGCGACATGAACGTGGCCCGCACGGACATGGACGTCCATCCCAAGGAGCGCAAGCCTGGTGCGATCGGCCAGTCGCCGCAAGAACGCGACCTGTTCGAGCGCGTCATCGGTCATGGACTCGTCGACCTTGGCCGCTCACTCGATCCCACCAACGCCGACCTGTTCACGTGGTGGCCGCCGTGGCGGAACATGCGGCAGAGGAACATCGGCTGGCGGCTCGACTACGTGCTCGCCAGCGAGAGCGTGGCCAGCCGCGCCACCTCGTGCCCGTCGTTCCGCGAGATCGGGACGAGCGACCATGCGCCCGTCGTCGCCACTATTGACGGGTCGTGA
- a CDS encoding thioredoxin family protein: MRKTTIWVLALALALVTVALTIHAAKVGDPAPAFTATDTKGKTHTLSAFKGKWVVLEWHNNGCPYVKRHYAGNMQKLQRDWTAKGVVWLTVISSAPGTQGYVTAAEAETYAKEVKAAPTAILLDPKGDLGHLYEAKTTPHMYVINPQGVLVYNGAIDNKPSTNPADTATATNYVSAALTEGLAGKPITTSTSRPYGCSVKYAQIE; this comes from the coding sequence ATGCGGAAGACGACCATCTGGGTTCTGGCTCTGGCGCTTGCTCTGGTGACCGTCGCACTGACGATACACGCAGCGAAGGTCGGCGACCCGGCGCCGGCCTTCACCGCGACCGACACCAAGGGCAAGACCCACACGCTGTCGGCGTTCAAGGGCAAGTGGGTTGTGCTCGAGTGGCACAACAACGGATGCCCGTACGTGAAGCGACACTACGCCGGTAACATGCAGAAACTCCAGCGGGACTGGACGGCGAAGGGGGTGGTCTGGTTGACGGTGATTTCGTCGGCACCCGGCACGCAGGGCTATGTCACGGCTGCCGAAGCCGAGACTTACGCGAAAGAGGTGAAGGCGGCGCCGACGGCCATCCTGCTCGATCCGAAGGGTGATCTCGGTCATTTGTACGAGGCCAAGACGACACCGCACATGTATGTCATCAATCCGCAGGGCGTCCTGGTCTATAACGGCGCGATTGACAACAAGCCGTCCACCAATCCGGCCGACACTGCCACGGCCACCAACTACGTGTCCGCGGCGTTGACGGAAGGGTTGGCAGGTAAGCCCATCACCACGTCGACATCCCGTCCGTACGGGTGTTCCGTGAAGTACGCGCAGATCGAGTAG
- a CDS encoding glycoside hydrolase family 3 C-terminal domain-containing protein codes for MLTSIVSRQWLLGALTAALVAVAGWVIPFHAQSTEPLIYTDAAAPIERRVSDLVGRMTLQEKVSQLVHDAKAINRLGVPAYNWWNEGLHGVARAGRATVFPQAIGLAAMWDTALMREVATAISDEARAKHHEFVRRGQRGIYEGLTFWSPNINIFRDPRWGRGMETYGEDPYLVGRLAVEFVRGLQGDDPKYLKTVATPKHFAVHSGPESDRHTFDATVDERDLRETYLPQFEMAVREGGALSVMCAYNRYLGVPACASPLLLDQVLRKEWGFAGYVVSDCGAIDDIYQTHKLVKTAAEAAAMGVRGGCDLSCGDTYKSLVESVKLGLITEADIDVAVRRLFTIRFRLGMFDPPASVPYAQIPYATVDSPAHRRLALQAARKSIVLLKNEGQLLPLKAGYKTIAVIGPNADDEEVLLGNYNGTPTSAVTPLQGIRARLGSSARVLFEQGTDWADNLPSFEVIPSSALRTTSGGRTVPGLTGAYFNIRGQSTSASWQSSTLTFPALGDTAVLTRVDPRIDFRWLDRSPDPQLPDDGFAVRWTGELVAPETGTYQLGGVGLSGFRIYLDDELVVEYRGNHESNKKAKAVLLEAGHAYRLRIEYFNRHADARFQLFWSRPVRRLEEKALAAARQADLIVAVMGLSPRLEGEQMDVPVEGFKGGDRVDLGLPNAQDRLLHALAGLGKPLVLVLLNGSALACPWAVEHVPAIVEAWYPGQAAGTALSDVLAGDYNPAGRLPVTVYSSATQLPPFNDYAMKNRTYRYFTGEPLFPFGFGLSYTTFAYRNLVIPAQALAGQPVAVSVDVENTGTRAGEEVVQLYVTDVAATVPVPIRSLQGFERITLKPGEQRTVRFTLAPRQLSLVDKNMQRVIEPGVFEIAVGGKQPGFKGRADAATTQVVTGRFEVTGSTYSVR; via the coding sequence GTGCTCACATCGATTGTCTCTCGCCAATGGCTGCTCGGTGCGCTGACGGCCGCATTGGTGGCCGTTGCGGGGTGGGTGATTCCCTTCCACGCGCAGTCAACCGAACCCCTGATCTACACAGACGCGGCCGCGCCGATCGAGCGACGCGTGAGCGATCTGGTGGGCCGCATGACGCTCCAGGAGAAGGTCTCCCAGTTGGTCCACGACGCGAAGGCAATCAACCGGCTTGGCGTGCCGGCCTACAACTGGTGGAACGAGGGGCTGCACGGCGTGGCCCGCGCAGGGCGGGCCACGGTGTTTCCCCAGGCCATCGGTCTGGCGGCGATGTGGGACACGGCGCTCATGCGCGAGGTCGCGACGGCGATTTCCGACGAAGCCCGCGCCAAGCACCACGAGTTCGTGCGCCGCGGCCAGCGCGGCATCTACGAGGGCCTGACCTTCTGGTCGCCCAACATCAACATCTTCCGCGATCCCCGCTGGGGCCGCGGGATGGAGACCTACGGCGAGGATCCCTATCTGGTGGGCCGACTGGCGGTTGAGTTCGTCAGGGGTCTTCAGGGGGACGACCCGAAGTACTTGAAGACGGTCGCGACACCCAAGCACTTTGCCGTGCACAGCGGACCTGAGTCGGATCGCCACACGTTCGACGCGACGGTCGACGAACGCGACTTGCGCGAGACCTACCTGCCGCAGTTCGAGATGGCCGTGCGCGAGGGCGGCGCGCTTTCGGTGATGTGCGCCTACAACCGCTACCTGGGCGTTCCCGCGTGCGCCAGTCCGCTGCTGCTCGACCAGGTGTTGCGCAAGGAATGGGGGTTTGCCGGCTACGTCGTGTCGGACTGCGGCGCCATCGACGACATCTACCAGACGCACAAGCTTGTCAAGACGGCGGCAGAGGCGGCGGCCATGGGCGTGCGGGGCGGCTGCGATCTGAGTTGCGGCGACACGTACAAATCACTGGTCGAATCCGTCAAGCTCGGGCTCATCACCGAAGCCGACATCGACGTGGCGGTGCGGCGATTGTTCACGATCCGCTTCAGGCTCGGCATGTTCGATCCGCCAGCATCGGTGCCGTACGCGCAGATTCCATATGCGACCGTCGACAGCCCGGCACACCGGAGGCTGGCGCTTCAGGCGGCGCGCAAGTCGATCGTCCTGCTCAAGAACGAGGGCCAACTGCTTCCGCTCAAGGCCGGATACAAGACGATCGCTGTCATCGGGCCAAACGCAGACGATGAGGAGGTGCTGCTGGGAAACTACAACGGGACGCCCACCAGCGCGGTGACGCCGCTGCAGGGGATCAGGGCCAGGCTGGGATCCTCGGCTCGCGTCCTGTTTGAACAGGGCACCGACTGGGCCGACAACCTCCCTTCGTTCGAGGTCATTCCTTCGAGCGCCCTGCGCACGACATCCGGGGGCCGCACGGTTCCGGGCCTGACAGGCGCCTACTTCAACATCCGCGGGCAGAGCACCTCAGCGTCGTGGCAGTCGTCGACACTCACGTTTCCGGCACTCGGTGACACAGCTGTGTTGACGCGGGTCGATCCCCGGATCGACTTCCGCTGGCTCGATCGATCGCCCGATCCGCAATTGCCGGATGACGGCTTTGCCGTCAGGTGGACCGGCGAGCTTGTCGCGCCAGAGACGGGCACGTATCAACTGGGCGGCGTCGGCCTCAGTGGATTCCGCATCTACCTGGATGACGAACTGGTGGTCGAATACCGGGGCAATCACGAATCGAACAAGAAGGCCAAAGCCGTGCTGCTCGAAGCCGGGCATGCCTACCGGCTGCGCATCGAGTATTTCAACCGCCACGCCGATGCGCGGTTCCAGTTGTTCTGGTCACGACCCGTGCGACGGCTCGAAGAAAAGGCGCTCGCTGCCGCCCGCCAGGCCGATCTGATTGTCGCTGTGATGGGACTCTCGCCGCGGCTCGAGGGCGAACAGATGGACGTGCCGGTCGAGGGTTTCAAGGGCGGCGATCGCGTCGATCTCGGCTTGCCCAATGCGCAGGATCGCTTGCTGCACGCGCTGGCGGGGCTTGGCAAGCCCCTCGTCCTCGTCCTGCTCAACGGCAGCGCGCTGGCGTGCCCGTGGGCGGTCGAACACGTGCCCGCGATCGTCGAGGCCTGGTATCCGGGCCAGGCGGCGGGGACAGCACTCTCTGACGTGCTGGCGGGCGATTACAACCCGGCAGGCCGTCTGCCGGTGACGGTCTACTCGTCGGCGACGCAACTGCCGCCGTTCAACGACTACGCGATGAAGAACCGAACGTACCGGTACTTCACGGGCGAGCCGCTGTTTCCCTTCGGGTTCGGCTTGAGCTATACGACGTTTGCCTACCGGAACCTTGTGATTCCGGCGCAGGCGCTGGCCGGCCAACCCGTGGCCGTGTCGGTCGACGTCGAGAACACCGGCACTCGCGCCGGCGAGGAAGTGGTCCAACTCTACGTGACCGATGTCGCCGCCACGGTGCCCGTGCCCATCCGATCACTTCAGGGTTTCGAGCGCATCACGCTCAAGCCTGGCGAGCAGCGGACGGTCAGGTTCACTCTGGCGCCGCGTCAACTGTCGCTCGTCGACAAGAACATGCAACGGGTCATCGAACCTGGTGTTTTCGAGATCGCGGTCGGGGGAAAACAGCCGGGGTTCAAGGGCCGGGCCGACGCGGCGACGACGCAGGTGGTGACGGGACGGTTTGAAGTCACGGGGAGCACGTACTCCGTCAGATGA